A single genomic interval of Picosynechococcus sp. PCC 7003 harbors:
- the sds gene encoding solanesyl diphosphate synthase: MISATTLFSPVEADLKELSENLTRLISARHPILGAAAEHLFSAGGKRVRPAIVLLASRATLGDRPLTQRHRRLAEITEMIHTASLVHDDVVDEAALRRSVPTVNSLFDNRIAVLAGDFLFAQSSWYLANLDNLTVVKLLSEVIKDFAEGEIQQGLNRFDTGMNLEIYIEKSYYKTASLIGNSAKAAAVLSEVDSEIGDRLYDYGRNLGLAFQIVDDILDFTGSTDVLGKPAGSDLIGGHITAPALFAMEEHPNLTQLIEREFAENGDPEKALEIVRNSNGISRAKELAAHHGQLARQSLECLDPSPSKDALTDLVDYVLGRMY, encoded by the coding sequence ATGATTTCAGCGACTACCCTTTTTTCTCCCGTCGAAGCCGACCTTAAGGAGCTCAGTGAAAATCTGACGCGGCTAATTAGCGCCCGACATCCGATTTTGGGGGCCGCGGCAGAGCATCTGTTTTCTGCGGGGGGGAAACGAGTTCGACCCGCCATTGTTCTTTTGGCCTCCCGGGCGACCCTGGGCGATCGCCCCTTAACCCAGCGGCACCGTCGCCTGGCAGAAATTACTGAAATGATTCACACGGCAAGCCTTGTCCACGATGATGTAGTCGATGAAGCTGCCCTCCGCCGCAGTGTACCCACCGTTAACAGTCTCTTTGATAATCGCATCGCTGTTCTGGCCGGGGATTTTCTCTTTGCTCAATCCTCTTGGTACCTCGCCAATTTAGATAATCTCACCGTGGTGAAATTGCTATCTGAGGTAATCAAAGACTTCGCCGAAGGGGAAATTCAACAGGGACTGAATCGCTTTGACACCGGGATGAATCTCGAAATTTATATCGAAAAATCCTATTACAAAACAGCTTCGTTGATTGGGAACAGTGCAAAAGCGGCGGCTGTTCTCAGTGAGGTTGACTCAGAAATTGGCGATCGCCTCTACGACTATGGCCGCAACTTAGGTTTAGCCTTTCAGATTGTCGATGACATCCTCGATTTCACTGGCTCCACCGATGTTCTGGGAAAACCCGCCGGATCCGATTTAATCGGTGGCCATATCACGGCCCCCGCCCTGTTTGCCATGGAAGAGCATCCCAATTTGACTCAATTGATTGAGCGGGAATTTGCCGAAAATGGCGACCCTGAAAAAGCCCTCGAAATTGTCCGCAACAGCAATGGAATCAGCCGCGCCAAGGAACTCGCTGCTCACCATGGTCAATTGGCTCGCCAAAGTTTAGAGTGCCTAGATCCCTCTCCCTCTAAGGATGCCCTCACGGATCTGGTTGACTATGTCCTGGGCCGGATGTACTAG
- a CDS encoding TolC family protein, which translates to MFAFRDFLTFSTSGLVVLSGGGVAIAQTTPPQIATPEPFVGQTPQEPLPPLAAPSVESLDTAAFLPSLGGLSQPTTLAALPLPSPDLNLSPTAHLGTIQAPSPLLAQVDTTATPSTTGVDVTLPTPEADRTIPLVQPLPPDQVINGDLNQLLEPIDNPAVTVPRDATAVTTDNVVDLTLEETIRLALERNETLQEARLNYDRSEELVREAIAAESPNLSNQVDITRTDSANGELQARRLGGDNDATTAINGRLEVSYDIYTGGRRSAQIEAAQTQLKIAELDIERLTEETRLAAAVNYYNLQSADAQVVIEQSSVFDATQSLRDATLLEQAGLGTKFDVLRAEVERASAQQRLTRAEATQRTARRQLAQLLSLEPTIDPRTADEINLAGKWEISLEDTIVLALQNRQELRQQLLQREIDGYQERIALAAVRPLVSVFANYDVLEVFDDSLGPADGLTVGARMRWNFFDGGAAAARANQEKVDQAIAENRFASQRNQIRLAVETAYYNFEASEQNITTAAAAVTLAEESLRLARLRFNAGVGTQTDVISAQTGLNTARGNYLQAVTDYNRAFAQLKREVGLGDAVIAPETP; encoded by the coding sequence ATGTTCGCTTTTCGAGATTTTCTGACTTTCAGTACTAGTGGCCTTGTGGTTCTCTCTGGTGGTGGGGTGGCGATCGCCCAAACAACCCCGCCGCAAATCGCTACGCCAGAACCTTTCGTCGGCCAGACCCCCCAGGAGCCATTGCCACCATTGGCCGCTCCTAGCGTTGAATCCCTCGATACAGCAGCCTTTTTACCCAGTCTCGGGGGTCTCAGCCAACCCACAACCCTGGCTGCTTTACCTCTACCTTCCCCAGATCTCAATTTATCCCCGACTGCCCACCTCGGCACAATTCAAGCTCCCTCGCCGCTCCTTGCCCAGGTAGACACAACGGCAACCCCCTCGACAACGGGAGTCGATGTAACACTGCCCACCCCAGAGGCAGATCGCACCATTCCCCTCGTACAACCCTTACCCCCAGATCAGGTCATTAATGGGGATTTAAATCAGCTCCTAGAACCCATCGATAACCCAGCGGTAACGGTTCCCCGGGATGCGACGGCAGTAACGACTGACAATGTGGTGGATCTCACCCTCGAAGAAACGATTCGTCTGGCCTTAGAGCGCAATGAAACCCTCCAGGAAGCCCGTCTGAACTATGACCGATCAGAGGAACTGGTGCGAGAGGCGATCGCCGCCGAATCCCCAAACCTCAGCAACCAGGTCGATATTACCCGCACCGACAGCGCCAATGGGGAACTCCAGGCCCGGAGACTAGGGGGAGACAACGACGCCACCACGGCGATCAATGGTCGCCTGGAAGTGAGCTATGACATCTATACCGGCGGGCGTCGCTCGGCCCAAATTGAAGCCGCCCAGACCCAACTCAAGATTGCTGAACTAGACATTGAGCGCTTAACCGAAGAAACCCGCTTGGCCGCCGCAGTAAACTATTACAACCTCCAAAGTGCCGATGCCCAGGTGGTGATTGAGCAAAGTTCGGTTTTTGATGCCACCCAGAGCTTACGGGATGCCACTTTGTTAGAGCAGGCAGGCCTGGGGACAAAATTTGACGTTTTGCGGGCCGAGGTCGAACGTGCCAGTGCCCAACAGCGTCTTACTAGGGCTGAAGCCACCCAAAGAACCGCCCGGCGTCAACTGGCTCAACTCCTAAGTCTGGAACCGACCATTGATCCTCGTACTGCCGATGAGATTAACCTCGCCGGCAAATGGGAAATCTCTTTGGAAGACACCATTGTTCTGGCACTGCAAAACCGCCAAGAATTACGCCAACAGCTCCTCCAACGGGAAATAGATGGCTACCAAGAACGGATTGCCCTCGCTGCTGTCCGACCGTTAGTCAGTGTTTTTGCGAACTATGATGTCTTGGAAGTTTTTGATGACAGCCTTGGCCCTGCTGACGGGTTAACAGTTGGTGCTCGGATGCGTTGGAATTTCTTTGATGGGGGCGCAGCGGCTGCCCGGGCAAATCAAGAAAAAGTTGACCAGGCGATCGCCGAAAATCGTTTTGCCAGCCAGAGAAACCAAATTCGCCTTGCGGTGGAAACGGCCTACTATAACTTTGAAGCCAGCGAACAAAACATCACGACGGCGGCAGCGGCAGTCACCTTAGCAGAAGAAAGTTTACGCCTCGCTCGTCTGCGTTTCAATGCGGGGGTCGGCACCCAAACCGATGTTATTTCTGCCCAAACGGGTCTGAATACCGCCCGGGGGAACTATCTCCAAGCAGTCACCGATTACAATCGCGCCTTCGCCCAACTGAAGCGGGAGGTGGGTTTAGGGGATGCGGTCATCGCACCGGAGACGCCCTAG
- a CDS encoding DUF2256 domain-containing protein translates to MARQRKKADLPTKICTVCGLPFTWRKKWEKCWDDVKYCSERCRRRRNQG, encoded by the coding sequence ATGGCACGACAGCGTAAAAAAGCCGATCTCCCCACAAAAATTTGCACCGTTTGCGGACTCCCGTTTACCTGGCGCAAAAAATGGGAAAAATGCTGGGATGACGTGAAATATTGTTCGGAGCGGTGCCGGCGGCGGCGTAACCAGGGGTAA
- a CDS encoding homocysteine biosynthesis protein codes for MRTIASINEKILTHQAVVWTVSEVKARVAEWGIKKIAETVDVVTTGTFEPMESSGAILNLGHTDPPIKIRKCWLNGVPAYPGLGAVDIYLGATMMEDPLENETAEIGDRPLSQKGGGHVIEDLIAGKTVHLHALGHVTDCYPRATWDNTLTKDQINQFYLFNPRNLYQNFIVGVNGGDRPLYTYLGPLQPHLGNAVYACAGAISPLLNDPDLELIGVGSKIFLGGGIGYVAWEGTQHFPLQKRLANRTPLGPASTLALIGDAKQMDPKWVRGCYFTKYGPSLMLGVGVPLPVLHEEVIAHCAVQDKEIVAPVMDFSIPRRVRPTFGLVSYGQLKTGKLTIEGKTVKVAPVTSLYLADQVAATLKQWIEAGDFTLTEPVATISGDRPFLSQDQWSQRL; via the coding sequence ATGAGAACGATCGCCAGCATTAACGAAAAGATCCTCACCCACCAGGCCGTCGTTTGGACGGTGTCTGAAGTGAAAGCACGGGTAGCGGAATGGGGCATCAAAAAAATTGCCGAAACTGTCGATGTGGTGACGACAGGTACCTTTGAGCCGATGGAATCTTCGGGGGCAATACTCAACCTCGGCCACACGGATCCCCCCATTAAAATTCGCAAGTGTTGGCTTAATGGGGTGCCCGCTTATCCTGGCCTGGGAGCGGTGGATATCTACCTAGGGGCAACCATGATGGAAGATCCCCTGGAAAATGAAACCGCTGAAATCGGCGATCGCCCCCTCTCCCAAAAAGGCGGTGGCCATGTGATTGAAGATCTGATCGCGGGTAAAACCGTCCATCTCCATGCCCTGGGCCACGTGACAGATTGTTATCCGCGCGCCACCTGGGACAATACCCTCACCAAAGATCAAATTAATCAGTTTTATCTGTTTAATCCCCGCAATCTTTACCAAAATTTTATTGTGGGCGTTAACGGTGGCGATCGCCCCCTCTATACTTACCTCGGCCCCCTGCAACCCCATCTAGGAAACGCTGTCTATGCCTGTGCTGGGGCGATTTCTCCCCTGTTAAATGATCCCGATCTGGAGTTAATTGGAGTCGGTAGCAAAATTTTCTTGGGGGGCGGTATCGGTTACGTGGCCTGGGAAGGCACCCAACATTTTCCCCTCCAAAAACGCCTGGCCAATCGCACCCCCCTGGGGCCAGCCTCCACTTTGGCTTTGATCGGCGACGCGAAACAAATGGATCCCAAGTGGGTACGGGGTTGTTATTTCACCAAGTACGGCCCTTCTTTGATGTTGGGCGTGGGGGTACCGTTGCCCGTTCTCCATGAGGAAGTCATCGCCCACTGTGCCGTCCAAGATAAAGAAATTGTTGCCCCTGTGATGGATTTTTCAATTCCGCGCCGGGTGCGGCCCACCTTTGGGTTGGTGAGCTATGGCCAGCTTAAAACTGGGAAATTAACCATTGAGGGAAAAACTGTGAAGGTCGCTCCGGTCACAAGTCTATATCTCGCGGATCAAGTGGCAGCAACCCTCAAGCAGTGGATTGAAGCGGGAGATTTTACTCTCACCGAACCCGTGGCGACCATTAGTGGCGATCGCCCCTTTTTGTCCCAAGACCAATGGAGTCAACGCCTGTAA
- a CDS encoding glutamate-5-semialdehyde dehydrogenase, translated as MASTPPLESSDPITTALQRAHQASLELELLKGSERHLGIEAIATALEANISVILEANTKDLEASREMAVPKLILDWLKLTPERLQKTVRLLRQLPKLPDPLQRVKNATYQISGYQTYSQRMPLGVICLIHEALPELGAIAAGLCLKTANSLVVRGCGEASHTNHLIAEIMQTALIDQGLPEGCLESLSSEEGCTVQQLVAQDRYLNLIIPYGRPNMIQQVVQHATTPVLRTTVGNCYLYLAPSGDLELASWVIRDSHNYEPDAVNAIEKVLVSPEQKTSHLISLFKSLQEQDFELRGDASLVEEFPEHLTPIGTEEEWQQAYLEKIVAFKRVPDLAAAITEINCNSGGHADCIVTESYQESRQFSTGLDSALIYINASPCFARHPQGSDSVFLGVSNQKGNRRGLIGLESFTTIKQVVQGDSTL; from the coding sequence ATGGCTTCTACTCCCCCGTTAGAGAGCAGTGATCCGATTACGACTGCCTTGCAGCGGGCCCATCAGGCTTCCCTCGAATTAGAGTTATTAAAAGGTAGTGAACGTCATCTGGGCATTGAGGCGATCGCCACCGCCCTAGAGGCCAATATTTCCGTCATCCTCGAAGCCAATACAAAAGATTTAGAGGCCAGCCGCGAAATGGCTGTGCCGAAGCTGATTCTGGATTGGTTGAAATTAACCCCAGAACGGCTCCAAAAAACAGTGCGCCTGCTGCGCCAACTACCGAAACTGCCCGATCCCCTGCAACGGGTCAAAAATGCCACCTATCAAATTAGTGGTTACCAGACCTATTCCCAGCGGATGCCCCTGGGGGTAATCTGCCTGATCCATGAAGCTTTACCCGAATTGGGGGCGATCGCCGCAGGACTGTGTTTAAAAACGGCGAATAGCCTCGTGGTTCGGGGCTGTGGTGAGGCCAGCCATACCAATCATCTAATCGCCGAGATTATGCAAACAGCCCTTATTGACCAAGGCTTGCCCGAAGGCTGTTTAGAATCCCTGTCTTCCGAGGAAGGTTGTACCGTACAACAACTGGTTGCCCAGGATCGTTACTTAAACCTGATCATTCCCTATGGCCGTCCCAACATGATTCAACAGGTGGTGCAACATGCCACCACCCCCGTCCTGAGAACCACCGTGGGCAATTGTTACCTCTACCTCGCCCCCAGCGGTGATCTAGAATTAGCCAGTTGGGTAATCCGAGACAGCCATAACTACGAACCCGATGCTGTCAACGCCATTGAAAAAGTCCTAGTTAGCCCTGAGCAAAAAACTTCCCATTTAATTAGTCTGTTTAAATCCCTCCAAGAACAAGACTTTGAGCTGCGGGGGGATGCGTCCCTCGTTGAAGAATTTCCAGAACACCTCACCCCCATCGGCACCGAAGAAGAATGGCAACAGGCTTATTTAGAAAAAATTGTGGCGTTTAAACGGGTGCCGGATCTGGCGGCGGCCATCACTGAGATTAATTGCAACTCCGGTGGCCACGCCGATTGTATTGTGACGGAGTCCTACCAAGAAAGTCGGCAATTTTCCACAGGACTCGATAGTGCTTTGATCTACATCAATGCTTCCCCTTGTTTTGCGCGTCATCCCCAGGGGAGCGATTCGGTATTTCTGGGGGTCTCGAACCAGAAAGGAAATCGCCGGGGTTTAATTGGCCTCGAAAGTTTTACGACCATTAAACAGGTGGTTCAGGGGGATAGTACCCTCTAG
- a CDS encoding N-acetylmuramoyl-L-alanine amidase, whose translation MFKAIALSSGVAVALAFPVMAQFPRQSDRLQLVYPPNNHQTSAAQIFLIGSAPATGTVTINGQPITRSDLGHFAPSLPLAVGQNTITLTYRQPSGQTETKTFTVERLASNTIPPNQLEAPLPAVDIARQANETICFQVQGPAQAQVSVALGGESFSLQPQTTVTLPSNAAVLTLENEAPTEVFTGTYGGCHRFTQVGNLGQARYQMNAQGRTSTVTSPGRVEILDPQKTEAIAVTSLAGVARTGPSTSFSRLTPLPQGTQALVTGKEGDWLRLDYGAWIRASETTPLQGSVPPTTLIRSLRSQTTATETNVIFPLQRPVPVTVSQNDDTFSLTLHQAIAQTDTIYLDESPIIRRLDWAQIDPETIRYDFRLKTDQQWGHSLRYEGSNLILSLRHPPQLQRNSLRGATIWLDPGHGGSESGALGPTGYPEKAINLLISQKIQKQLEAKGAEVILSRTTDQDLSLGDRQAAIRDLKPTLALSVHYNALPDAGDAENTAGIGMFWYHPQAHDLAQFLHDDLTMQLGRPSYGVFWNNLALTRPQEAPAVLMELGFMINPTEFEWITNPQAQEALAVAIANGIANWLQTKTEITPQ comes from the coding sequence ATGTTTAAAGCGATCGCCCTCAGTTCTGGTGTTGCCGTGGCCCTGGCTTTTCCGGTAATGGCCCAATTTCCCCGCCAAAGCGATCGCCTCCAACTGGTCTACCCGCCAAACAATCACCAGACCAGCGCCGCCCAAATTTTCTTGATTGGTTCGGCACCCGCAACCGGCACCGTGACGATCAATGGTCAACCCATTACCCGGAGCGACTTGGGCCACTTTGCCCCCAGTTTACCCTTGGCGGTGGGTCAAAACACAATCACCCTGACCTATCGCCAACCTTCGGGACAGACGGAAACGAAAACCTTCACCGTTGAACGTTTGGCTAGCAACACGATACCGCCCAACCAACTCGAAGCCCCTTTACCGGCGGTGGATATTGCCCGGCAAGCCAACGAGACAATTTGCTTCCAAGTCCAGGGGCCAGCCCAAGCTCAAGTGAGTGTCGCCCTGGGTGGTGAATCTTTTTCCCTACAACCCCAGACCACGGTGACGCTCCCCAGCAATGCCGCTGTCCTAACCCTCGAAAATGAAGCCCCCACCGAAGTCTTTACGGGAACCTACGGGGGCTGCCATCGCTTCACCCAAGTTGGTAACCTCGGTCAGGCCCGTTACCAGATGAATGCCCAGGGGCGAACCAGCACCGTCACCAGCCCAGGCCGTGTAGAAATTTTAGATCCCCAAAAAACCGAGGCGATCGCCGTCACCAGTCTCGCAGGAGTAGCCCGCACAGGCCCCAGCACCAGTTTTTCGCGCCTCACGCCCTTGCCCCAGGGAACCCAGGCCCTGGTCACCGGTAAGGAAGGAGATTGGTTGCGTTTAGATTATGGCGCTTGGATTCGCGCTTCGGAGACTACACCACTCCAAGGTTCAGTGCCGCCAACAACGTTAATTCGCAGCCTGCGATCGCAAACCACAGCCACGGAAACAAACGTCATTTTTCCGCTCCAAAGACCTGTGCCAGTCACCGTTAGTCAAAATGACGACACCTTTAGCCTGACCCTCCACCAGGCGATCGCCCAAACCGACACCATTTACCTAGACGAAAGTCCAATTATCCGCCGCCTCGACTGGGCGCAGATTGATCCAGAGACAATCCGCTATGATTTTCGCCTCAAAACAGACCAACAGTGGGGTCATTCGCTCCGCTATGAAGGCAGCAATTTAATTCTGTCCCTCCGCCACCCGCCACAACTCCAGAGAAATTCGCTCCGGGGAGCCACCATTTGGCTCGATCCTGGCCATGGGGGGTCTGAATCCGGGGCTCTAGGGCCGACAGGTTACCCCGAAAAGGCGATCAATTTGCTAATTTCTCAAAAAATCCAAAAGCAACTGGAAGCTAAGGGGGCTGAAGTGATCCTCAGTCGCACCACGGATCAAGATCTATCCTTGGGCGATCGCCAGGCCGCGATCCGTGACCTCAAGCCCACTTTGGCTCTGTCTGTCCATTACAATGCCCTGCCCGATGCGGGGGACGCGGAAAATACGGCGGGAATCGGGATGTTTTGGTACCATCCCCAGGCCCATGACTTGGCGCAGTTTCTCCACGATGACTTAACGATGCAGTTAGGCCGCCCCAGTTACGGTGTCTTTTGGAATAATCTGGCCTTGACCCGGCCCCAGGAAGCCCCAGCAGTCTTAATGGAGTTGGGCTTTATGATTAATCCCACGGAGTTTGAATGGATTACTAATCCCCAGGCCCAGGAAGCACTCGCCGTGGCGATCGCCAATGGAATTGCAAACTGGCTGCAAACCAAGACAGAAATCACTCCCCAGTAA
- a CDS encoding VOC family protein: protein MGDRLLFHLAIPITDPVVAKKFYADALGCTVGRENSGAVIFNFFGHQLVGHVTQEPLSPQKGVYPRHFGLNFLAEQDWQQVLDRAEQSQLPFRDRPRLRFPGKLTEHRTFFLEDPFFNLLEFKWYRHPEAIFGGREITEIGDRPETH from the coding sequence ATGGGCGATCGCCTCCTGTTTCACCTTGCAATTCCGATTACTGACCCAGTTGTCGCCAAAAAATTCTATGCCGATGCCCTCGGTTGTACGGTGGGCCGAGAAAATAGCGGGGCGGTGATTTTCAACTTCTTTGGCCATCAACTGGTGGGCCATGTCACCCAGGAACCCCTCAGCCCCCAAAAGGGGGTTTATCCGCGCCATTTTGGTCTAAATTTTCTCGCTGAACAGGATTGGCAACAGGTCTTAGATCGGGCAGAACAATCTCAACTTCCCTTCCGCGATCGTCCCCGCCTGCGGTTCCCTGGAAAATTAACGGAACATCGTACTTTTTTTCTCGAAGATCCGTTTTTTAATCTATTGGAATTTAAATGGTATCGCCATCCAGAGGCAATTTTCGGCGGGCGAGAAATCACCGAAATTGGCGATCGCCCTGAAACTCACTAG
- a CDS encoding efflux RND transporter permease subunit: MSAKSNLSLTTLAIRRHIGTLMLAIAVVVMGFYAIFRMPVDLLPSITYPRIGVRADAPGVVPAVAVNEITRPLEEALAATEGVTQIFSQTREGRISIDLFFQPGADVDQALNDTTATLNRARNSLPDNISQPRVFKFDPSQLPVYEMALTSSTLAPVDLRIFADNDLARELIRVPGVANVDISGGVEEEIQVNLDLERLQALGLDVPTVLNALGERNQDASGGLLRGGDQESLTRLLGQFNDVTEIRNLPIRLGTPENPQIITLQDVAEITDGTVEERLIVTLNGQPAVKVSVQKQPDANTVQVVDGVKAKLAELQQSGLIPADMDRTATLDESVFIRSSIQNVAVSGLTGATLAAIAVLLFLGSVRQTLIIVLSIPLATLTALILMFTFNLSLNVFSLGGLALGVGVVVDNAIVMLENITAGAEKVKSEHGSRRKLQRTVEASSQELESALFASTTTNLVSVLPFLLVGGFLALIFSELILTISFSVAASLVIALTVVPALSSRLLAVRWSSNLQRALPIQWFGAFISRLTTLYSRVLGLILRRKLLVIAGAIAIFGGSSLWMVGQLPQEILPRINTGQAELRATFPPGTTVEENRRVMQAVEDLLLAQPETEYVFTTSGGALFGSSTVSNALRGSSSITLKPGSNVQAYADRVNRLIAQEIQVIGTSIRMRPGSVRGLILSNSPSRADVDVMLQGANTDILEQAGAQVLAALESQATLASYEPDAAPPQPEVQIRPDWQRAAALGLSAEAIGNTIQTALDGSVPTQLQRGDRLVDIRVQLEPQTIQRAAQLRSIPLFTSTRQPVQLGDLATITSGDAPGEIQRINQRQVLILEGNLVEGASLSEALTEVNQIIAGLELPAGVSLLPSSAAETNRQIQLALQLLGGMAAFLVFVVMAVQYNSLIDPLVIMLTVPLALAGGILGLFITQTAIGATVIVGAVLLVGIVVNNAIIMVELANQIRERDRLSYRAAILEAAPQRLRPILMTTITTVLGLFPLALGIGEGSEFLQPLGIVVFSGLSLATVLTLFIIPCFYTLLHELGTPRTKRPRPVILDEELPSKILR; encoded by the coding sequence ATGAGCGCAAAATCGAATCTGAGCTTAACGACCCTCGCCATCCGGCGTCATATCGGCACTCTGATGTTGGCGATCGCCGTCGTGGTGATGGGATTTTATGCCATCTTCAGGATGCCCGTGGATTTACTCCCTTCCATTACCTATCCGCGCATTGGCGTAAGAGCTGATGCCCCCGGGGTTGTCCCCGCAGTGGCTGTCAATGAAATTACCAGACCCCTCGAAGAAGCCCTTGCCGCCACGGAAGGGGTCACTCAAATTTTTTCCCAGACGCGGGAGGGCCGGATTAGTATCGATCTTTTTTTCCAGCCCGGGGCTGATGTGGATCAAGCCCTCAACGACACCACAGCAACCCTCAACCGAGCCCGCAATTCTCTCCCCGACAACATCAGTCAGCCCAGGGTATTTAAGTTTGATCCGTCCCAACTGCCCGTCTACGAGATGGCTTTAACTTCCAGCACCCTAGCGCCAGTGGATCTCCGAATTTTTGCCGATAATGATCTGGCGCGAGAATTAATTCGGGTGCCGGGGGTCGCCAATGTGGATATTTCCGGTGGGGTCGAAGAAGAAATCCAAGTCAACCTCGATCTAGAACGACTCCAAGCCCTCGGTTTAGATGTCCCCACGGTACTCAACGCCCTGGGAGAACGGAACCAAGATGCTTCTGGTGGTTTGCTGCGCGGTGGTGATCAAGAATCCCTCACCCGACTGCTAGGGCAATTTAACGACGTAACGGAAATTCGCAACCTCCCGATTCGCCTGGGCACCCCAGAAAATCCCCAGATAATCACCCTCCAGGATGTGGCCGAGATTACCGATGGCACGGTGGAGGAGCGGTTAATCGTGACCCTCAATGGCCAACCGGCGGTGAAGGTGAGCGTCCAGAAACAACCCGATGCCAATACGGTGCAAGTAGTCGATGGGGTAAAAGCGAAGTTAGCAGAACTACAACAATCTGGCCTCATCCCTGCGGATATGGACAGAACGGCAACCTTAGACGAGTCGGTGTTTATTCGCAGTTCGATTCAAAATGTGGCGGTATCGGGTTTAACAGGGGCAACCCTCGCGGCGATCGCCGTTTTATTATTTCTAGGGTCAGTGCGCCAAACCCTCATTATTGTCTTGTCCATTCCCCTGGCGACGTTGACAGCGCTGATCTTGATGTTTACCTTCAATCTTTCCCTCAACGTTTTTAGTTTAGGGGGCTTGGCCCTGGGGGTCGGGGTGGTGGTGGATAACGCCATTGTGATGCTCGAAAATATCACTGCCGGCGCTGAAAAAGTTAAATCTGAGCATGGATCACGGCGGAAACTACAACGCACCGTCGAAGCCAGTAGTCAGGAGTTGGAATCGGCTCTATTTGCCTCGACGACCACCAACCTTGTTTCTGTGTTGCCCTTTCTCTTGGTGGGGGGATTTTTAGCGCTGATTTTTAGTGAACTAATTTTGACCATTAGTTTCTCGGTGGCTGCTTCTTTGGTCATTGCTCTGACGGTGGTCCCCGCCCTTTCGTCACGACTACTCGCAGTGCGTTGGTCAAGCAATCTCCAGCGGGCCTTGCCAATTCAGTGGTTTGGCGCTTTTATCAGCCGTTTAACGACCCTCTATAGTCGCGTTCTGGGGCTGATTCTGCGGCGGAAATTGTTGGTCATTGCCGGGGCGATCGCCATTTTTGGGGGCAGTAGTTTGTGGATGGTGGGCCAACTACCCCAGGAAATTTTGCCCCGGATCAATACAGGCCAAGCGGAATTACGGGCCACTTTCCCCCCAGGGACAACAGTCGAAGAAAACCGCCGAGTGATGCAAGCCGTGGAAGATTTGCTGCTCGCGCAACCGGAAACGGAATATGTCTTTACCACCTCCGGCGGTGCTTTGTTTGGGAGTTCCACCGTAAGTAATGCCCTCCGGGGTTCCAGTAGCATCACCCTCAAGCCCGGCAGTAATGTCCAAGCCTATGCCGACCGGGTGAATCGTTTGATTGCCCAGGAAATCCAAGTGATTGGCACCTCGATTCGGATGCGACCGGGCAGTGTGCGGGGCCTTATCTTAAGCAATTCTCCGTCCCGGGCTGACGTGGATGTGATGCTCCAAGGCGCAAATACGGACATCCTCGAACAAGCAGGAGCCCAGGTTTTAGCGGCCCTTGAGTCCCAGGCAACCCTCGCTAGCTATGAACCCGATGCAGCGCCCCCCCAACCGGAAGTGCAGATTCGCCCCGATTGGCAACGGGCTGCTGCCCTAGGACTGTCTGCCGAGGCCATTGGCAACACCATTCAAACGGCCCTCGATGGCTCTGTACCTACCCAACTGCAACGGGGCGATCGCCTAGTTGATATCCGCGTCCAACTCGAACCCCAGACCATCCAACGGGCGGCCCAATTACGGAGTATTCCGCTATTTACGAGCACCCGACAACCAGTGCAACTGGGGGATCTTGCCACCATTACTTCCGGGGACGCCCCAGGGGAAATCCAGCGCATTAACCAACGGCAGGTGTTGATCCTTGAAGGGAACCTGGTGGAAGGAGCCAGCCTGAGTGAAGCCCTCACCGAAGTGAATCAAATCATCGCCGGTCTTGAGTTGCCCGCAGGGGTGAGCCTCTTGCCCAGTTCGGCGGCGGAAACCAACCGTCAAATTCAACTGGCTCTCCAACTTCTGGGGGGGATGGCCGCTTTCTTGGTGTTTGTGGTGATGGCGGTGCAATACAACTCCCTCATTGATCCGTTGGTGATCATGCTCACGGTGCCCTTGGCTTTGGCAGGTGGAATTTTAGGTTTATTCATCACCCAGACAGCGATTGGGGCAACGGTGATTGTTGGGGCGGTGCTCTTGGTAGGGATTGTCGTCAACAACGCGATCATCATGGTGGAACTGGCGAACCAAATTCGAGAACGCGATCGCCTCAGTTACCGGGCGGCGATTTTAGAGGCTGCTCCCCAGCGTCTCCGGCCGATCCTGATGACAACGATTACGACGGTCTTGGGCTTATTTCCCCTGGCCCTGGGTATTGGCGAAGGCTCAGAATTTCTTCAGCCCTTGGGAATTGTGGTCTTCTCCGGCCTTTCTTTGGCAACGGTACTGACTCTTTTTATCATTCCCTGTTTTTATACCCTGCTCCATGAACTGGGTACGCCCCGCACCAAGCGCCCCCGCCCGGTGATTTTGGATGAAGAACTCCCAAGCAAAATCTTACGTTAG